One genomic window of Arvicola amphibius chromosome 4, mArvAmp1.2, whole genome shotgun sequence includes the following:
- the Nog gene encoding noggin: protein MERCPSLGVTLYALVVVLGLRAAPAGGQHYLHIRPAPSDNLPLVDLIEHPDPIFDPKEKDLNETLLRSLLGGHYDPGFMATSPPEDRPGGGGGPAGGAEDLAELDQLLRQRPSGAMPSEIKGLEFSEGLAQGKKQRLSKKLRRKLQMWLWSQTFCPVLYAWNDLGSRFWPRYVKVGSCFSKRSCSVPEGMVCKPSKSVHLTVLRWRCQRRGGQRCGWIPIQYPIISECKCSC from the coding sequence ATGGAGCGCTGCCCCAGTCTGGGGGTCACCCTCTACGCCCTGGTGGTGGTCCTGGGACTGCGGGCAGCACCGGCCGGCGGCCAGCACTATCTGCACATCCGCCCGGCGCCCAGCGACAACCTGCCCCTGGTGGACCTCATCGAACACCCAGACCCTATCTTTGACCCTAAGGAGAAGGATCTGAACGAGACGCTGCTGCGCTCGCTGCTCGGGGGCCACTACGACCCGGGCTTCATGGCCACTTCGCCCCCCGAGGACCGGCCCGGAGGGGGCGGGGGACCGGCTGGAGGTGCCGAGGACCTGGCGGAGCTGGACCAGCTGCTGCGGCAGAGGCCGTCGGGGGCCATGCCGAGCGAGATCAAAGGGCTGGAGTTCTCCGAGGGCTTGGCCCAAGGCAAGAAGCAACGCCTGAGCAAGAAGCTGAGGAGGAAGTTACAGATGTGGCTGTGGTCACAGACCTTCTGCCCGGTGCTGTACGCGTGGAACGACCTGGGCAGCCGCTTTTGGCCGCGCTATGTGAAGGTGGGCAGCTGCTTCAGCAAGCGCTCGTGCTCTGTGCCCGAGGGCATGGTGTGTAAGCCATCCAAGTCTGTGCACCTCACGGTGCTGCGGTGGCGCTGTCAGCGGCGCGGGGGTCAGCGCTGCGGCTGGATTCCCATCCAGTACCCCATCATTTCCGAGTGTAAGTGTTCCTGCTAG